The following coding sequences are from one Macaca nemestrina isolate mMacNem1 chromosome 1, mMacNem.hap1, whole genome shotgun sequence window:
- the LOC105492966 gene encoding calcium load-activated calcium channel isoform X1 translates to MSTMFADTLLIVFISVCTALLAEGITWVLVYRTDKYKRLKAEVEKQSKKLEKKKETITESAGRQQKKKIERQEEKLKNNNRDLSMVRMKSMFAIGFCFTALMGMFNSIFDGRVVAKLPFTPLSYIQGLSHRNLLGDDTTDCSFIFLYILCTMSIRQMSS, encoded by the exons ATGAGCACTATGTTCGCAGACACTCTCCTCATCGTTTTTATCTCTGTATGCACGGCTTTGCTCGCAGAAG GCATAACCTGGGTCCTGGTTTACAGAACAGACAAGTACAAGAGACTGAAGGCAGAAGTGGAAAAACAGAGTAAAAAAT tggaaaagaagaaggaaacaaTAACAGAGTCAGCTGGTcgacaacagaaaaagaaaatag AGAGACAAGAAGAGAAACTGAAGAATAACAACAGAGATCTATCAATG GTTCGAATGAAATCCATGTTTGCGATTGGCTTTTGTTTTACTGCCCTAATGGGAATGTTCAATTCTAT atttgaTGGTAGAGTGGTGGCAAAGCTTCCTTTTACCCCTCTTTCTTACATCCAAGGACTGTCTCATCGAAATCTGCTGGGAGATGATACCACAGACTGTTCCTTCATTTTCCTGTATATTCTCTGTACTATGTCAATTCGACAG